In Lactuca sativa cultivar Salinas chromosome 5, Lsat_Salinas_v11, whole genome shotgun sequence, the DNA window CTTTTTGTGTAGGTGAATGTGACTaacaaactatacatattatagtttaacatgaatgttttgtaatgatgtaaaacctttataattatcatttttatTCCTTAGCGAAATAAAATGGCAATAAAATACTAAGTATACTTAATCCTAGTATTACGTactttgctcgacatgttacaaagtgtgaataactcttaaacttgtttttggtAATTTTACTCTCTATTATCCCTATTTTAgaatatttatagaaaaatcatcgtaagtcgaaaactaagtccgtaaactctgagagtttggaaagaGAGTCTACTATGTTCATAaatattcttataatttttggtggtctcaaaccagtgtgaaaacGTTCATTTTCACAGACTGGCCCGAATACGTTGCTGCAGTGACAagcggttttgtaaaaatcactataaattgtagaaaaatcgtatgaagatgtatgcaagtagtcattttaaaggcataaacctgaactatttgcatattaaaTAGtcttgaaaaatattaattttaagttgggtaaaacagttcgtgaacaggtcacaacttttctgttgtaagctgtcaagttaagttttaaatatgttttggcattttaacttgtattcccccccccccctgaaaactaaagaaaactgGAAAATAtacaggtatgaactcaccttgagtgatttcttgAAGAGTGGAAGATCGAAGACGAGGAGTAttaagtcaagaacacttgatgaacacGTGAAAGCTTGGATGGTCCTAAGAACGAttctttggtgttaaaatgtgtgTAGATGATCCAAGAGTGTTAGGAAAATATGGAATAACACTTGAGTTTAGatgaaatacttaccaaaaagtgaagtaatagctcaagaacaccttCACAAAGTGGTGGGAAGTAGAGAGAAAAAGAGGCTTTCTTGAGGGGCTAAGAAGTGTGTAAGTTTGGAATGATCAAGGTAAACCAAGAAATCCTCCAGGGATTTCTTTAAATAATGAAGGTTACTGGAGCAATTTGCAAGTTGAAATGATGTTTACCTTGGTTTGTCTGATGTGGATAAGATTGGGCTAATGAGAAGATGACACATGGAGACAAGTGGGCACACTCGACCCACTTGTGGCGTTGAATATTCTTCTTAATGTAAAataatgatttataattaataaatccttgagaaatgaataaaatataagtttaaggagtttaaaatgataaaaatatgaatttggtgaaaaatcCCCGTCAAAAACAGGCTTAGGAAGCGAAAGTAGTCGAAAATTGGGCATTAAGGAGCGAACCTGCGAGGTTCGACTCTTAGGAGGTGAGAACCGAGAGTGGAAGAAGGAGGAACCGAAGGGGGAGGCTCAGGTCCGAAGTTCAGAAGGAACAGAAATGGACCGAGGGCTCGGTCTATTTCGAGTGCATGAGGTTTCGGTCCGAGATGGCTTATTTCGGTCCTGAGAGGCCAAGTTTAGTTCTATGGCAGCTTCGGTCCTCTAAGAAGGGTTCGGCTCAAAGATGTTCGGTTCCTAAGAAGGGTTTCGGCCCTAATTAGCTATTTTTCACGTAAACTCCctgttttgagtgatttttggccaagttaagggtcgggatgacccggatgactataaaaagttgagagagatttgggagagatttatcatacttggagagatttcacatacttgaagagatttgggagatatttcacatactttgagagatttgggagagatttcacatacttggagagatttgggaggatttcacatacttggagagatttgggagagatttcacatacttggagagatttgggagagatgcTTTGTTTTAAGTCCCCAAAAGGGTCCATAGTTGTGTTTTGATGCGTTTAActcccattttagggtttttttttacaTTGCTAAGCTCATAGATTTTCCGAGATACTTGAATTCTTGACATACAAAggcacatttttatacatagaataACTTTTAACATACAAGCACTAGTTAAGTTTGACcggttttgacttgttgactttgactttgactttgacttgaatttgacggttgtcacataatAATATGACGGTGTTTCCGTTTTGCTCATGAGTATCAATGCATGATGACTGGTGTATGGTACCATTAGAATCAAGTAACCGAGTAAAATCATTAGAGGTATATTCACCCCTAAGTCACACCTAAAACACTTTATCACAACTGAATGTTGAGTTTTAACAAGAGCTCTAAAATTGTTATAAATGCCAAGAAAATCATATTTGCGTTTCATTAGATAAACCCAGGTATATCGagtataatcatctataaaagatACATTAATAGGTCGACCCACCCTTTGTGGATACTGGTGCAGGACCCCACATAGCATAATATCAAAAGGAGCAATAGAACAAGACATACTTTTACTGAAAGGTAAAGTAGAGAATTTTGCCAGTTTGCAACCACTACAATCAGAAATATCACAAGTGTTCAAATGACCGAAAATATCGCTAGAGGCTAGAAAATTCAAACATGATACAgacacatgtcccaaacgagaatacCAAAGATAAAACTAAGACGACAATGGACTTaaacgaaaagaaaaaaaatcaatgttGGAGGCAGCAACAATAGATACTTTGAGAACCTCCAAGAAATAAAGTTCTCCCACCTTACGGCCAATCCAAATGACCTTTTGAGTGTGTTGCTCCTATATAACACAAATGGAATAAAAAAAACACCCAATTACCATACTTACACAACTGGCTGACCAAAGCAAGATTCAAAGTGAGTTTGGGAATGTAATAAACATCAGGAAGATACATATGGACCCAACACCCTCAATTATCATAGATGTATCACTAGCAGACATAACAACGATAAACGACACGCATGACAAAGAAGTAAATGATGACAAATATGATGGGTTGTACCAGAATCTAAAATCCACAGAGATGAAGGTATACCTGAGGTACCGAATGAAGTAGGACCAGAATGAGACATAGATGCAGACATGGCAGTAGGATCGGAGGCCAAATACTATCTGAAACTCTCAAAAATCTTGGAATCCAACGTCGAAGGTGGTATGTTGCCAACTGACTTAGTGTCAGCTGGTGGAGCAGCAACAATAGTGAACTGTGGAAGACGAGGTGGACATGGTTGGAACATCTAACGATCATGCCTATTTTGTTGTCCCGAATGAGGCTAACCAGATTTACCATTATTGACTAACTATGAACATCGAGTTTCCAAATGATTTTTCTGTTTGTAGAATGCACACTCATCATAAGCAACCCTTGAAGTTTGTCGAGACTGATTAGAGTAAACATCAAGCACAGTAGGAGTGGAAGCAGGAATAGAGGTTGCTTTAAACCTTTTATCTGCATAAGACTTGATACGAGTCTCTTCAACAATCGACACATGAACAATAGAATCCAGTGATGAAGAATCATTCCACGTAGGCCTTCAAAATCAAAACACAACACCATCAAAAACTGGACCAAATGTTGTTCTTCCCTCCTAGCAATATAAGGCTCAAAATCTTTTAAATCTTTAGATTTAGTAGAGCCAATTGATCCCCCAAATCAGACATAGCAGCATAGAAATCTTGAATACTTAGGTCATTTTATCAAAGGGCAATATATCATATTCTAACCGATATTGTTTAGCAAAGTTGGATTGGCTATACAGTCTCTCTAAGTGATTCTAAACTTCCTTTGTTGTGTCATATTTAGACAACTACATATCAATAAACTGTGTAACAGAATTGTTAATACAAGTAATGACCTTGGAGTTATTAGTCTCCCACGCATCAACCAGCAAATCAAAATTCTCACCTTGGGGCACTAAAGATTTGGCTTTAGTCCCAGTAACATAGCCCCACATATTCTTCCCATGAAGGAAGTTCTTCATAACATAACTCCAATATATATAGTTCTTTCCATATAGTCGAGTGCTAATTGACTGAAGGGAATCATCATATCCAGTCACGTTGACAATGGATAAATAACCACACCAATAGATAAGCAATCAGAGAATGAGAAGAACAACAAACCAACGGAAGCAACCAATCGAACAACAAGAGATAGAACAGAAACAACAAACTAACCACAACATCAAATAAATATCAACAAGTAAACGAACATCAACAACGAATGAGAATCAAACATATTAGAAATGAAACGGCGtgccaaccccccccccccccccctgtaaACCCCGAGCGAACTCACCGTGAAGGTCGATCCGCGCCACCATATGACTGCTACAAAATCTTCTAAAAATATGTCAAACCTTCGCTCTGATACCATAAGAATATTGTCATATGATTATTGAAAGAGAAAAATTACAAGGTTCTTAATGTAAAATGTTAAGGCTAAAAAGAAGAAAGGAAATAATAAATACTAGCTAAGACTAAACTTTAATGTGCTAAAGCTTAAAGAGTCCATAAACATGTGGACTAACAACATATAAGCTAACGCCTCCTGTTTACAGTTTACCCATCTAAACATAAAAGTTTTAATAATGATGATCTTGACAGTAAACTTAGATATATGATTTTATTCCACAATTAATAATACATGAAATAGCTTGTTTAGTCGATTTCAAGCCTACGTGGTGTTCACATCATCATtactttattttaattaaatatatatttcatattttttaagtaaaataaattaaaaataacatctTTAATTATCTTCATTCTTCAACAAGTGGGGAATAAGAAATCAAAAACCAATGGACTGGTTGGTCCAATATAGAAGGGATGGGTGGGAGATTCCTTAGCTTCAGGCTTGAAGGCTGCTTCAACGACTTAAAATCCTTTTGCAGGTAATGGGCTTAAAAAATGGGCTACAGTTACATCAGGATCAAACCCTCAACTAATCTACTTGTTTTCTGTGTATGATGTATACGTTAAACATACACATTCTAATCCGAAAATTTTAATTCTTCTAACTATGGGATTTGTAAAACCTTAACTAAAAGATTCAAATTTGGCATAAAAAGATAAACCCCAGCTCGGAAATTTCACAGCAATGGCTTCAGACGACGGCGGCGATGGTGGGAAGGTTAATTTCCCTCCCCTGCTACGTACGTTAGCGAAAGGGGCCGCTGTAACCCTAGGTGGGATCTTCACCATCACCATGATCTCCACCACTGCAATTACATTACTCACACAACACAAACAGGTAAACACAAACACCCTAACACCTCTTGTTTCTTGAATTGTTAATTTAACCTTTTTAGAGAGTAATTATGAAGAACGATTACTAGAAATTAGGGTTCTACAGGGTTTGATTTTGATATATGGTTGCAGAATCAATTTGGTTCGCCATCGTCGTCATCATCTATGAAGAAAAAGAATACAATTTCATGCGATGTATGTAGAGGGAAAGGGTTTTACATGTGTAAATTGTGCAAAGGGAATGCTACAATAGAGTGGTCTCCATTGTATGATCCTGTGTTCATAAATCCATGTATTTGTCCTACTTGTGATGCCCATAGGTCAGTTCAATTTCAtattttgaaacctccataaatATTTGACTTTTTAGAGTCAAATGAGCTTTTTTTAATCTTCATATGTTTATAAGGAACTGATGAATTGCTTTTGACATACAAGAaatgtgtttgattgaaattttttgattaaaGAACTTATTTAAATGTTTGAAATCTAAGGTGgacttttttattaaatttttttggaGATTAAAGAACTTAAGAAAGTTGACCATGATATTGTGATGTTGATTGCAGGATTCAACGATGTCTTAATTGTTTGGGGAGTGGATATGTTCATGATTCATCAAGCTAAAGTTACAAATGATTGGTTTTCCTTTTGATCCATATACAATAAGTTCTTGTACCCATGATAGAAgtcaatatttgacttttgattgtGGAATGAGTTTGTTTTTAAAGATATGATTGTGATAaactataaaattataaaaatctaCACTCATTTAAATTTGAAAGTAGCATGTTTGACCTCAAGAGTCAAAGAATGCATACAACATTTTGCAGGATAACTTGGAAGGTCTTCTATGTTATTGTGGAACCAATTGGGCCTTCTTGTGCAATGTTATAGGAGTTTTGGCTCTTTAAAGATTAAATTGCttgtatatatttattataattatgtttaataaAATGAACTTGATTGGAGACAACAAATAGAATCGAACGTATAATGAGCATCAAAGATCGCTTTGTTAATTATAAAACAATAAATTGTTATAAATTGGCAACACATGACATGAACTAGTTcactt includes these proteins:
- the LOC111887244 gene encoding uncharacterized protein LOC111887244; this encodes MASDDGGDGGKVNFPPLLRTLAKGAAVTLGGIFTITMISTTAITLLTQHKQNQFGSPSSSSSMKKKNTISCDVCRGKGFYMCKLCKGNATIEWSPLYDPVFINPCICPTCDAHRIQRCLNCLGSGYVHDSSS